The genomic region TCGCAAACTTGATCAGGAGCCACTGTTCCTAAGGTGACCTGGACAGCTCCACGTGAGCCCCTTGTTTCTCATTTAATGGGTTTAATTAGTGAGTTGACTATGATGAATGAACCTCTGCCTTAcgtttgcacacatgacatacaaGTTTAGTTGCAGTTTGGATGAAAATCCagtgaatttgaatttgaaaacaaCATACTCCATATAATCCCGTTTTAAATTTGACACAGCGACAGTACAGTATTGTCACAAGAGCAAAAGCCAGCTCGtggtcaacacacacacacacacacacacatacggaCACACGGGCGATGCGATGCCGGTCAGACGCTCTTCTTGTCGTTGAGGAGCTCGGCGAAGCAGGAGGCGAAGGCTTCCATGATGTCCGGCGGCAGCACCacgccgacctcgacgccgccctgcccGTCGGGGCTCTCGGCCAGCGACACCGTCCCGGGGGTCTTCTCGATGGACACCATGTCCACCCTGCACGGCGCGCCCCAGCCGAAGTCCGTGCCCCCGTACACGCCGTGCCTCGGCGACCCGCCCACCGACATGGGCCGCTGCGGCAGCACCGACATCACCTGCCCCAGCCACCCCTCCGCGCCCTCCAGCACGCCCCGCTCCATCTCCCTGATCGCCGATCCGATGGCCGCCGCAGCCGCGGCCACGCCGCCCGTGCCGCCCGTGAGCTCATCTGTGGCGGCCTCCACGAAGCACGGGCGCAGGCAGTTGCCCAAGTACTCGGCCGGGAGCGGCGGCGACACTCTCGACCGGCACTCGGCGGAGAAGAGCATGTGGCTGCGCGccgcgccttccacgcccgcggACCGGCTCCGCAGCAGGCACACCCACGCCAGCGCCGACGCCGCCACGAACGACGACGCGTGCGTGGCGCCCTTGATGCCGTCGATCTGGTCGCGCGTCAGCGCGAAGGACGCGATCaccggagacggaggcggaggccccTGCGCTTGAGGAGGAGGTGGCGCGAGGCGGCTCATCCCGGCGAGCGTCTTGCCGAGCAGGTCgtcggggtcggcgacgagggagcggtcgagcacgggcggcggcggcacggcctGTGAAGGATCAGCACCGTTGAGGGCCCCCCCGAGGCGGCACGCGGCGGCCCAGGTCCGGACGAAGAGCGTGGCGGAGGCGTCGTCGCAGGCGGCGTGGTGGACGGAGACGCCGAGGCAGACCCCGCGGCCGGGGAACACGGTGGCCTGCAGGGCGGCGAGCGCGAAAGCGCCGTCCTTTCCGGGCGGGGGCAGCGCGGGCACGAGCGGGCGCATCAGGCTCAGGTCCCGGGGCCCGGCGGCGACGAGGCGGTCGAAGTTGTCCTCCTGGGACTcggcgaggaggaggtggagcgcGTCGTGGGCGCTGGAGTAGGAGAGGCAGCGGGCGGCGGGGTTGAGGGTGCCGGCGAGCGGGAAGAAGCGGGCGAGCGCGTGCGGCAGGGAGGCGGCGAGCAGCGGGAGCGCGGCGGCCGGGTCAGCGTGGCGGTAGAAGAAGAGACGCTCGACAGGGCCGGTGAAGAGCCAGGCGGCGTCGAAGAAGGTGATGGGGAGGTCCGCGGACGggcacggcggcgccggcggcacGCGGAGGCGCTCCAGCACGCGCACTCCCGCTTCCGCCATGGATTCGCTGGCTCTCGGCTCGGTTGGGTTGGGTTAGGTGGATGCTCGATCTGATCTACCCTAAATTGTTCACCTACCACTACCACTACCACTGCCACTGCCACTATGCTCTGCTTTGCTCTCTTCCCTAAAaagatgaaaagaaaagaaatgaaatgAAATGCATATTTGACCATGGAAATCGAGATAAAATGGGTCGTACAAAAGATTTTCAAAACCTTATCTACACCTCATAGACTCCAGACCATTCTACTTAGTTAAACCTAAGAGTGGAAATATACACTCTAAATTACCCTATTTCCTCAACTTGCACCTAACATAGACAATCATACCCTAAAAACACTCATCAACATATATTAGACGATATGCTTTATACATCACTGTGAAGGTATTTAAGTATATAGAAATAGACCATAGAATGCATATATACACTATATTCTTCTTTGAAACAAATTAATATACCGATGCAAACAAATGCATACCTTATTATTACATCTTGATGGTCAAGTTAATCAAATAATTTTAAAGATGATTCACTTAATTTTGTTGTAAAACAGTGTAATTGTTGAAAACAATAAATTTATAATTGTATCTTATTGTGTTAGTGCTATGTAGTCAAGTATGTTTAGTGTAATAAAAAACTATAATAGtcaaaaataatttttttcatattagatattttaatatagactacatatgaagcaaaatgaatgaatttaCACTTTAAAATAAGTCTATATtcatccatatgtagtccatattcaagtatctaaaaagacttatatttagaaatggaggaagtactagttaGTATACATACAAAATACTCATCAAAAAATACAAGCATCAGTGTGTTATTACCAGTGCCAGTGCGCCCTGCTTGTCTGAGTGCATCCGCACGTCCTCTGAGCCTGACATCAGTGGATCAACTCCCTGAAACAGAGCATTAAATTTTACTGGTTCAAAGCACATGACAAACCTGGAAGAATATTCGATTGTTATAGCCAAAATAAGCTGAAACAGAGCAAGGTCGGGTGTACCTGTGGCTCTAGATTGTTATAGGAACATTTCTTCTCAAAATACTCAACATCAACCTCTTGAGCCTTTCTCTGAAAAGGAGCCTTCTCCTGCATTTAATGGAACATCATAAACAAGATGATAATGTTAGTTTTAACTATGCAGCAGGGCAGACACTTattgttttcaaacaacaactcACATCTTCTTTCATCTGCTTCCACTGCTTGGCTCCTGCTCGACTTGCAACCCAGGCAGGCTGCATAGGATTCTTCAAATTGAATTCCTTCCTAAAATGCTCCTCCTTACAAAAAGATGTGATTTGTGCTTCCTGAAGTGAAAAAAATATAGTAGCATAAAAACAAAATCGGCTTGACAATAATAGGCTAGTATTAACAACTCACATGGAAATGAAAAATGAGCCCCGACACCTTATTGCCTTTTGGGGATTGGGATCACCCGACCTTCCTGCATCCTTTTTCATCCTGCAACTGGTCCCTTGACTATCTCAGAACGAGGAAACAAGGGATCAAACAGAGAGCTCAAAACTAAGGGTGTATTTTCATTTTCAGTCCAGGTCCAGTAATAAAAAACAATAAAACATATAGCTCTAGACAGCTTCAGAAATGATGTGAGAAGCAACAATATTAGGTAAAACATAATTTCAATTTTCAATGAGAAAAGAATAGTTTTAGTTTAAActataaacagaggcaaaagcaGCACAACAAAAATATCTTAAAACCAACTGCTACTACACACTAACCATCATCCATCCGTTGAGTTCCATCAAGAACAACCGATACTACTATATTTATAGGTAAGCAAATCCTCCACATGGATTGGTAGCAGCCATTTGCCACTATGCTAATGGGAAAACCTAAGAGGTGAACTTGGTGATGGCCTTGGTGCCCTTGGAGACGGCATGCTCGGTGTGCTCTCTAGGGAGGACGAAGGCGAGAAGCCCTAAGCTAATGGAGGGAAAGGGAATGAGGGCGGAGGGGGTGACAGGAAGTACCTCTAGGGAGAAGAGGACGCCGAAGTCATGGAGGTGACGGAGACAGTCAGGGGAGGCGGTGGTGGTGAGGATGGCGCGACAAGGGTGTGGCGATGACAGAGACGGCGTGGGAGAGCACCGATGATAGGGATGGCCTAGGAAGGATTTAAACCAAACGATGTAAAAAGATAATCACAATATGTTGTTTTCACACCTCATTGTGCACACTGGGCTTAGCTAAACAGAATGTCCTGTGAGAAGCATGAGAGTGGTATTACCTATGGGTCCTCATCTGGGTGCATCTGGACACCCTCTGGGAGTGGATTAACTTCCTGAAACGGAGAAACAACATAAATTTAACTCTGCAACAGGAGCCATAAAATCTAACTACATGATTGTATTTTTAGTATCTAGTGTAGCGAATTCGAATATTAGTTAGTATATAAAGCACTCAAGTGATTCACTATTTTCATGCTGATCAAGAAAACACAATTCCAGTTAGTCTAATCCAGCAAGATACAACGACGGTGTCACGAAGTCACACCTTAATAGAAGACTATAAAATCTAGATTGGCAGATGAAATGAATTATAGTAAAAAAAATTGCTAAGCTAAACACAAGAGATCCATGTTGTCACTAGTGAAAAACAGGGCATTAAACCTggttctagagggcctttagtcctggttctgaaACCGGGACAAAACAAATGGGACTAATACCCAAAATCTTTAGTCCCGCTTggcttacgaaccgggaccaaaggagctCCATGTGGCCACTGTGGGgtgcccaggcaggaggacctttagtcccggtttataactccaaccgggaccaaaaggcagccACTCGTCGGCAGCTCGTAGGTGCTGGTTTTTTTAAGGGGGGGTTAGGGTTTTTGGAgggtttaggggtttcatattgtgttagctagctagtaaagagaagtgacctctctttctccatgGTTGGTCGAtgctagctactacatatagagagaactcgacgctagctagtaagaaaatgaaggaaaccactAATTACACAAGATCGCCATGAACatacatatatatagagagagagagagagaaagagagagagagagagagagagagagagagagagagagagagagagagagagagaagtgacctctctttcttcgtgcttggtcgaacaataagtttttgtatatctatccaacgctacaacatatatacaatataacatgcCTGACGTCATCAAGCGCCAAACTCCCATTGAATTTCCgtatggtattctccgtctttatgtatgatgtggtcaagaaagaatcccgccaatttctTTTGagttgctcgtatgcgatcatgtggtaggggttcatcctgcatctgccacatctaatttaaagaagggggtcaatgcatatatatgaatgaaactcaacacaactgatggtaataaaataaaattgtgaatattgtttacgtacttcaaattgtttgtcagagtagccccgcttagaggTCGAGTGGCGCACGAACTCACAAATGTACTAAccacataaattattcccgccTTCCTGCCACAAGAACTTTACGAGAATAGatttcaatcaaactgataatcaagcatgataaatggtattgatgaaactagaatcaactagagatgcgcggaactagctagtactacttactttggggtgtgtaaatcgcagctccttctgcagacccggaaccatttcggtgaactatttccaaaccctgacaggcaaagaaaatgattacttgatatcaggaaatgaatgaaagttgccgatatggtacGATAATGATTGAAgttacttctggagcattgcagtcatgtccgcataATCCTAGGGTTCTTTAagtctcgagtctaagacaattactactcccccatcaagcctaatggatagcagaataaagtggaacatgcgcacgcataactcatcaattacattacttaacctcgagtaagcgaaaccgaatatgctcaagacagtaacactcacttgaagttgtaaggaaagagtatttttcCCATTGTTTTGATGTCGAAGGAACGATTTTAGCAAGTTTTGCTCAGTATCTTTAACTCCATTTTGTACCGTCCATTCATTTACGGTATTTGggctaatgaacccaatgtcatagatttgtcctcttttgcattcggcgatcttcaatctgcataatatagtgaggataattatatatacatgcaatgaacaagctgagctagagacttaattacagaagtaatacttgttggaaatatgccctagaggcaataataaaatggttattattatatttccttgttcatgataattgtctattgttcatgctataattgtgttatccggaaatcgtaatacatgtgtgaatacatagaccacaacatgtccctagtgagcctctagttgactagctcgttgatcaaaagatagtcatggtttcctgactatggacattggatgtcattgataacaggatcacatcattaggaga from Triticum aestivum cultivar Chinese Spring chromosome 4A, IWGSC CS RefSeq v2.1, whole genome shotgun sequence harbors:
- the LOC123084669 gene encoding malonyl-coenzyme:anthocyanin 5-O-glucoside-6'''-O-malonyltransferase gives rise to the protein MAEAGVRVLERLRVPPAPPCPSADLPITFFDAAWLFTGPVERLFFYRHADPAAALPLLAASLPHALARFFPLAGTLNPAARCLSYSSAHDALHLLLAESQEDNFDRLVAAGPRDLSLMRPLVPALPPPGKDGAFALAALQATVFPGRGVCLGVSVHHAACDDASATLFVRTWAAACRLGGALNGADPSQAVPPPPVLDRSLVADPDDLLGKTLAGMSRLAPPPPQAQGPPPPSPVIASFALTRDQIDGIKGATHASSFVAASALAWVCLLRSRSAGVEGAARSHMLFSAECRSRVSPPLPAEYLGNCLRPCFVEAATDELTGGTGGVAAAAAAIGSAIREMERGVLEGAEGWLGQVMSVLPQRPMSVGGSPRHGVYGGTDFGWGAPCRVDMVSIEKTPGTVSLAESPDGQGGVEVGVVLPPDIMEAFASCFAELLNDKKSV